In Fibrobacter sp. UWB2, one DNA window encodes the following:
- a CDS encoding TM2 domain-containing protein yields MPATGEHNKWIALALCILLGYLGLHRFYEGKIWTGILWLCTAGLFGVGVVVDAILIVMKPEHY; encoded by the coding sequence ATGCCCGCTACTGGTGAACACAACAAGTGGATTGCACTCGCCCTCTGTATCCTTCTCGGATACCTGGGTCTGCACCGTTTTTACGAAGGAAAAATCTGGACTGGCATTCTGTGGCTTTGCACCGCAGGTCTCTTTGGCGTAGGCGTTGTCGTTGACGCCATCTTGATCGTCATGAAACCGGAACATTACTAA
- a CDS encoding carbohydrate-binding protein, with amino-acid sequence MFEASNRILAVLCGLAVCASAAVDQCKPIGWVTRSGRTSTEFNVTGGGNSTPITVKTFADLQKYAKDSSPRVIYIDGTLGDGWSGTSGSRLNITASNKTIIGLKPGTLLKAPIHITSKASNIIIRNIVIQGPGSNADQAWDNLTIEGESKNIWIDHCEFWDGQDGNADVVKGSDNVTFTWCIFGYKKKSTHNLSNLIGSSDNEPVSEGKLNVTYMFNWWKAANQRKPRCRYGNVHVVNNLFTGDASITNGTDVLGVAAGHMCRVRTERNVFINENNPIYTGVANGTGVNEVIDNIFTNCSGNTKGTGTSFTPPYEYTSFMLKASEVEAAVKANAGATLKSPTECDANYVEPEPPTPDKQYQTETGTVTGGVSESSNGGYHGDGYVNFDKGGDVVVNVKVDTAGQYKFDIDFANGSSEARSLAVSAGLDTATTSFKTTGGWTVWETAKVLVNLAAGENAVKFATVGGNDGPNIDQFDVTLVKAAEKDSTEKPTSIHTKTAAVVEPSVYRVSIFDTKGALVRRMNVESAKVGDVAWMTRGLPAGLYVMQLKSANTERRKFIAVK; translated from the coding sequence ATGTTTGAAGCTTCGAATCGAATTTTAGCGGTGCTGTGCGGACTTGCTGTTTGTGCGTCTGCTGCGGTAGATCAGTGCAAGCCGATTGGTTGGGTGACTCGTTCGGGCCGTACGTCGACCGAATTTAATGTGACCGGTGGCGGAAACTCGACTCCCATTACCGTAAAAACATTTGCTGATTTGCAAAAGTACGCGAAGGATTCTTCTCCGCGTGTGATTTACATTGATGGTACGCTTGGCGATGGCTGGAGCGGAACATCGGGCAGTCGCCTGAATATCACCGCATCGAACAAGACGATTATCGGACTCAAGCCGGGAACGCTTTTGAAAGCTCCCATCCACATCACGAGCAAGGCTTCGAACATCATCATCCGCAATATCGTGATTCAGGGTCCAGGCAGCAATGCAGACCAGGCGTGGGACAATCTCACGATTGAAGGTGAATCGAAGAACATCTGGATTGACCACTGCGAATTTTGGGATGGTCAAGATGGCAACGCTGACGTGGTGAAAGGTTCTGATAACGTAACATTCACATGGTGCATTTTTGGCTACAAGAAAAAGAGTACGCACAACTTATCTAACCTCATTGGCAGTTCCGATAACGAGCCCGTGAGCGAAGGCAAATTGAATGTGACTTACATGTTCAACTGGTGGAAGGCTGCAAACCAGCGCAAACCTCGCTGCCGCTATGGTAATGTGCATGTGGTGAACAACCTTTTTACGGGTGACGCTAGCATCACGAATGGTACGGATGTGCTTGGTGTTGCTGCAGGGCATATGTGCAGAGTGCGCACCGAACGCAATGTGTTCATCAACGAAAATAATCCGATTTATACAGGTGTTGCAAATGGCACGGGCGTGAATGAAGTTATAGACAACATTTTCACAAACTGCTCAGGCAATACGAAGGGAACGGGGACTTCTTTTACACCGCCGTATGAATACACGAGCTTTATGCTCAAGGCGAGCGAAGTTGAAGCTGCCGTGAAGGCGAATGCGGGCGCTACGCTCAAGAGTCCGACGGAATGTGATGCTAATTATGTGGAACCGGAACCGCCGACACCTGATAAACAGTACCAGACCGAAACGGGTACGGTTACAGGTGGTGTTTCTGAAAGTAGCAATGGCGGGTACCACGGTGATGGCTATGTGAATTTCGATAAGGGCGGCGATGTCGTCGTGAACGTGAAAGTCGATACGGCTGGTCAATACAAATTCGATATCGATTTCGCGAACGGCTCTAGCGAAGCACGCTCTCTTGCGGTTTCTGCTGGTTTAGATACGGCAACGACATCTTTCAAGACAACTGGTGGCTGGACTGTCTGGGAAACGGCTAAGGTCTTGGTGAATCTTGCTGCAGGCGAAAATGCAGTGAAGTTTGCAACCGTTGGCGGTAATGATGGCCCGAACATCGACCAGTTCGATGTCACGCTCGTAAAGGCTGCGGAAAAAGATTCGACGGAAAAGCCGACGTCGATTCACACGAAAACAGCTGCTGTGGTTGAGCCGAGCGTTTATCGCGTTAGCATTTTCGATACGAAGGGTGCTTTAGTGCGTCGTATGAATGTGGAATCCGCAAAAGTCGGCGATGTCGCTTGGATGACCCGTGGCCTGCCTGCTGGCTTGTATGTGATGCAGCTGAAGAGCGCAAATACGGAACGCCGCAAGTTTATTGCCGTGAAGTAA
- a CDS encoding nucleoside deaminase translates to MQEELKNITDEDKRFMQMAIQLSVENVDNGGGPFGAVIVKDGEVVATGANRVVPNNDPTAHAEVTAIRNACAKLGTFMLDGCTVYTSCEPCPMCLSALYWARVKRICYANTKADAAAIEFDDSFIYDQLDLPYEKRAIKCDHFMRNEALVAFKKWATKTDKTRY, encoded by the coding sequence ATGCAAGAAGAATTGAAGAATATTACGGACGAAGACAAGCGTTTTATGCAGATGGCAATTCAGTTGTCCGTTGAAAATGTTGATAATGGTGGTGGTCCGTTTGGCGCTGTGATTGTCAAGGATGGCGAGGTTGTGGCTACGGGTGCAAATCGCGTTGTGCCGAATAACGACCCGACGGCTCATGCTGAGGTGACTGCAATTCGCAATGCTTGCGCAAAACTCGGAACGTTCATGCTGGATGGCTGTACCGTTTACACGAGCTGTGAACCTTGTCCGATGTGCCTGAGCGCTTTGTATTGGGCTCGAGTCAAACGCATCTGCTACGCCAATACAAAAGCCGATGCCGCGGCCATCGAATTCGACGATTCTTTTATCTATGACCAACTCGATTTGCCGTACGAAAAACGTGCTATCAAGTGTGATCATTTTATGCGAAACGAAGCGCTCGTCGCGTTCAAAAAGTGGGCGACAAAGACGGACAAAACCCGTTATTAA
- a CDS encoding transglutaminase family protein — MFFATLVIALPFLLWNGKSESMSYREMACVFEERAPGCLDSISDWHAGLAYFDSNVATTHDTLQSLKNLLWQFWNIEFAGAGEAAVAKESVLPLRVLANKKSGCMGLSWLALMVAEARDLHLDAILLPGHVFLRYGSSDSSVNLEPNRRGFTYTDEEYREKYQKGTWTGLEFKPLESRQFIGLAAFDIGNLYLENDIPRALTWYRMAEEFFPEYPGIEANQSIAKNRLPNPF; from the coding sequence TTGTTCTTCGCGACGCTCGTGATTGCACTCCCGTTTCTGCTTTGGAACGGGAAAAGCGAATCCATGAGCTATCGCGAGATGGCGTGCGTTTTTGAAGAACGCGCGCCGGGTTGCCTTGATTCCATTAGCGACTGGCATGCGGGACTTGCTTACTTTGATAGTAACGTTGCAACGACTCACGATACTTTGCAATCCTTAAAGAATCTGCTTTGGCAATTCTGGAACATTGAATTTGCAGGGGCGGGCGAGGCGGCTGTTGCAAAAGAATCGGTGCTCCCGCTCCGCGTTCTTGCAAACAAAAAATCCGGTTGTATGGGGCTTTCTTGGCTTGCGCTTATGGTGGCCGAAGCGCGAGACTTGCATCTTGACGCCATTCTTCTCCCGGGGCATGTCTTTTTGCGTTACGGCTCTTCGGACAGTTCCGTGAACTTGGAACCGAATCGTCGTGGTTTTACCTATACCGATGAAGAATATCGTGAAAAGTACCAAAAAGGCACTTGGACTGGCCTCGAATTTAAACCGCTTGAATCGCGACAGTTCATCGGGCTTGCTGCGTTTGATATCGGCAATTTGTACCTCGAAAACGACATTCCGCGTGCGCTCACGTGGTACCGCATGGCCGAAGAATTCTTCCCGGAATATCCGGGAATTGAGGCAAATCAATCCATTGCGAAAAATAGATTGCCAAATCCATTCTGA
- a CDS encoding arginase family protein, translated as MMITVQDFTGIYAEQAFMQKLRTAAGTSKNVRWLDCTKIVGTDCYCDDDAIKEINELIDNAESNSKSECNRIIENRDNSTNDIAPQPSIHFFDNGNYHYMSKLWTDRVQEPFTLIVFDHHPDMQPPRFGGILSCGGWVKEVLDNNKFIQSVIIIGVKDELVETVREELSQSGEANILEKVTFIKESELSTLPSIICSDSVNVFSSNLYISIDKDALSPSYAVTNWDQGSLMLDALKDCITTLASGRKILGIDICGERAHDFEGDEHHTVQEADSLNSELNRELVVFLKNL; from the coding sequence ATGATGATTACGGTTCAAGATTTCACGGGCATTTATGCCGAGCAAGCCTTTATGCAAAAACTGCGCACCGCCGCAGGAACAAGCAAGAATGTTCGTTGGCTCGACTGCACGAAAATCGTAGGAACCGACTGCTACTGTGATGATGACGCCATCAAGGAAATCAACGAATTGATTGATAACGCTGAAAGCAACAGCAAAAGTGAATGCAACCGCATTATCGAGAATCGCGACAATTCCACAAACGACATTGCGCCGCAACCAAGTATTCACTTCTTTGACAACGGCAATTACCATTACATGAGCAAGCTCTGGACCGATAGAGTCCAGGAACCATTCACGCTCATCGTATTCGACCATCATCCCGACATGCAACCGCCCCGATTTGGCGGAATCTTAAGTTGTGGCGGTTGGGTCAAAGAAGTCCTCGATAACAACAAGTTTATTCAAAGCGTCATCATCATCGGTGTCAAAGACGAACTCGTTGAAACCGTCCGCGAAGAGCTTTCGCAATCCGGGGAAGCAAATATTTTAGAGAAGGTTACGTTCATCAAAGAAAGCGAACTCAGCACACTCCCGTCTATAATCTGCAGCGATTCTGTGAACGTTTTCTCGTCTAATCTCTACATTTCCATCGACAAGGACGCACTCTCGCCATCCTATGCTGTAACCAATTGGGACCAAGGCTCGCTTATGCTTGACGCCCTCAAAGATTGCATCACGACACTTGCCTCAGGTCGCAAAATTCTTGGTATCGACATCTGCGGCGAACGCGCCCACGATTTCGAAGGCGACGAGCACCACACCGTTCAAGAGGCTGATTCGCTCAATAGCGAGCTGAATCGCGAACTTGTTGTGTTTTTAAAGAATCTTTAA
- a CDS encoding radical SAM/SPASM domain-containing protein: protein MINSVYIEITNVCNLHCSFCPCGKEPASRTFMDSKLFEDCIAGAQEIGATNVYFHVLGEPTLHPGFAHYLKKLEQTPLRLTLTTNGTTIERTGRQILASPAVRQVNFSTHAYAELPRETAERHLQNALDFCTLAIVERPDLYINLRLWNVGADEASSWNSYMLKRIHETFGVEVTPGHFCSRHKSFNITGRVYLHEDTRFEWPSLSERTSEEIVAGTCRALDTHIAILHDGRVVACCLDHSGQITLGHIGEQSLDEIINSPMALNIKEGFVQHELRHPFCQTCNFCKRFK, encoded by the coding sequence ATGATTAACAGCGTCTACATCGAAATCACGAACGTTTGCAATTTGCATTGTAGCTTTTGCCCCTGTGGCAAAGAGCCTGCGAGCCGCACGTTCATGGATTCCAAGCTGTTCGAAGATTGCATCGCTGGCGCGCAAGAAATCGGCGCAACAAACGTCTACTTTCATGTTCTCGGTGAACCCACGCTCCACCCCGGCTTTGCGCATTACCTCAAAAAGTTAGAACAAACGCCATTAAGGCTCACGCTCACGACAAACGGCACAACGATTGAACGTACAGGTCGCCAAATTCTAGCCTCGCCCGCCGTTCGCCAAGTCAACTTTTCGACGCATGCCTACGCGGAACTCCCCCGAGAAACCGCGGAACGACATTTGCAAAACGCCCTAGATTTTTGCACTCTCGCTATTGTTGAGCGCCCCGATCTCTACATCAATTTACGCTTATGGAACGTCGGCGCCGACGAAGCCTCCTCGTGGAACAGCTACATGCTTAAACGTATCCACGAAACTTTTGGCGTTGAGGTTACACCAGGGCATTTTTGCAGCCGCCACAAAAGTTTCAACATCACCGGACGAGTTTATCTGCACGAAGACACAAGATTTGAATGGCCAAGTCTAAGCGAGAGGACGAGTGAGGAAATCGTCGCGGGCACATGCCGTGCGCTTGACACGCACATAGCAATCCTCCACGATGGGCGCGTTGTCGCCTGTTGCCTTGACCACAGCGGACAAATTACGCTCGGTCACATCGGTGAACAAAGCCTTGACGAAATCATCAATAGCCCAATGGCGCTAAATATAAAAGAAGGGTTCGTGCAGCATGAACTACGCCACCCTTTTTGTCAAACTTGCAATTTTTGCAAACGATTTAAATAA
- the hisC gene encoding histidinol-phosphate transaminase, whose translation MDINQLAQQHILKQPLYVTGKPIAYTAREFGLDPKDIDKLASNENPFGPSPKGMAEARKALEEVNLYPDGGSYDLIGKIAEFRGVNRDQIAVGNGSNELLDMIAQVFLGPGTEAVMGNHSFAVYKLATMAMNAKIVEVDMPAPGYNYNLKAMRDAVNEKTRIVFLANPNNPTGSDLTAKEILDFADSLPETCVLVMDEAYTEFIEDTPELVPDFNSRIAAGKNIICCRTFSKIYGLAGLRVGYCITRPEIVALINRVREPFNVNSIAQAAAIGAIDDQDYVNKVRELNKKGLEQLKAGFKEMGLPYVDSHANFIAVSGFKDPMDAFKFLQAKGTIIRPQPAMGDVLRITVGTEAQNKKCLENIKAYLGK comes from the coding sequence ATGGATATCAATCAGCTCGCACAACAGCACATTTTGAAGCAGCCGCTCTACGTGACCGGCAAACCCATCGCCTACACCGCTCGTGAATTCGGCCTCGACCCGAAAGACATCGACAAGCTCGCCAGCAACGAAAACCCGTTTGGTCCGAGCCCGAAGGGCATGGCCGAAGCTCGCAAGGCTTTGGAAGAAGTGAACCTCTATCCGGATGGCGGTTCTTACGACCTCATCGGAAAGATTGCTGAATTCCGCGGTGTGAACCGCGACCAGATTGCTGTGGGTAACGGCAGTAACGAACTTTTGGACATGATTGCCCAGGTGTTCCTCGGCCCCGGCACGGAAGCCGTCATGGGCAACCACAGCTTCGCTGTTTACAAGCTTGCCACGATGGCCATGAACGCCAAGATTGTTGAAGTTGACATGCCGGCTCCGGGATACAACTACAACCTCAAGGCTATGCGCGACGCCGTGAACGAAAAGACCCGCATCGTGTTCCTCGCTAACCCGAACAATCCGACGGGTTCTGACCTCACCGCCAAGGAAATTTTGGACTTCGCCGACAGCCTCCCGGAAACTTGCGTTCTCGTGATGGACGAAGCCTACACCGAATTTATCGAAGACACGCCGGAACTCGTCCCGGATTTCAACAGCCGCATCGCCGCTGGCAAGAACATCATCTGCTGCCGTACGTTCAGTAAGATCTACGGTCTTGCAGGGCTGCGCGTGGGCTACTGCATCACCCGTCCGGAAATCGTCGCCCTCATCAACCGCGTGCGTGAACCGTTCAACGTGAACAGCATCGCTCAGGCAGCTGCCATCGGCGCTATCGACGACCAGGATTACGTGAACAAGGTTCGCGAACTCAACAAGAAGGGGCTCGAACAGCTCAAGGCAGGTTTCAAGGAAATGGGCCTCCCCTACGTCGACAGCCACGCAAACTTCATCGCCGTCAGCGGATTCAAGGATCCGATGGACGCCTTCAAGTTCTTGCAGGCCAAGGGCACCATCATCCGTCCGCAGCCGGCTATGGGTGACGTGCTCCGCATTACCGTCGGTACCGAAGCTCAGAACAAGAAATGCCTCGAAAACATCAAGGCATATCTCGGCAAGTAA
- a CDS encoding tRNA-dihydrouridine synthase family protein: MKILFAPLQGYTTGIYRRAHAEIFGGVDAYYAPFLRIENGKPREKDLRDLNSFDGNARERNAREGNAREIPQIIANSVDEFKILANALIAKGYTEIDFNMGCPFPMQVNRHRGAGLLSDIQAVQAIMDEIKATPVKFSVKMRLGQDSPNEAFALLPILNEAPLSQITLHPRLGKQQYKGAIDFKSFEKFYAECRHPLVYNGDITSVSQICEIERRYPKLAGVMIGRGMLARPSMAADYKELRDINCADPQDFLSKLFQMHQVIFDHACKTYQGDSQILSHIQSFWEYLEPSIPKKIFKKIKKAGKLSEYQAAIIEITSHLP; encoded by the coding sequence TTGAAAATTCTATTCGCACCGCTACAAGGTTACACGACGGGAATCTATCGCAGAGCCCACGCAGAAATCTTTGGTGGTGTTGATGCTTATTACGCACCTTTCTTGCGAATTGAAAACGGGAAACCGCGCGAAAAAGATTTGCGAGATTTAAATTCGTTTGATGGGAATGCACGCGAAAGAAATGCACGCGAGGGGAATGCGCGCGAGATTCCGCAGATTATCGCGAACAGCGTCGATGAATTTAAAATCCTCGCAAACGCGCTAATCGCCAAAGGCTACACTGAAATCGACTTCAACATGGGATGCCCCTTCCCGATGCAAGTCAACCGTCATCGCGGCGCCGGGCTTTTAAGCGACATTCAAGCAGTCCAAGCAATTATGGACGAAATCAAAGCCACACCGGTAAAATTTTCCGTCAAGATGCGCCTTGGGCAAGACTCCCCCAACGAAGCCTTTGCTCTCCTCCCGATTCTAAACGAAGCACCGCTCTCGCAAATCACGCTCCACCCAAGACTCGGCAAACAGCAGTACAAAGGCGCAATAGACTTCAAGTCGTTCGAAAAATTTTATGCAGAATGTCGCCATCCGCTCGTTTATAACGGCGACATCACAAGCGTTTCGCAAATCTGTGAAATAGAACGACGCTACCCGAAGCTTGCAGGCGTGATGATTGGACGAGGAATGCTTGCGAGACCAAGTATGGCCGCGGATTACAAGGAATTGCGCGATATAAACTGCGCCGACCCGCAGGATTTTCTCAGCAAGCTTTTCCAAATGCACCAGGTCATATTCGACCACGCTTGCAAAACGTACCAAGGCGACAGCCAAATTCTCTCGCACATACAAAGTTTTTGGGAATACCTCGAACCAAGTATTCCCAAAAAGATTTTCAAGAAAATCAAGAAAGCAGGCAAGCTCAGCGAATACCAAGCAGCAATCATCGAGATAACATCGCATCTTCCTTGA
- the rdgB gene encoding RdgB/HAM1 family non-canonical purine NTP pyrophosphatase: MKHLFVIATGSAGKIRDFAHILGTDHYEFKTLKDIGFDEDIVEDGNSFAENAIIKSNTTAQWLAKRNIEATVLADDSGLEVFALNGEPGIYSARYCGKHGDDEANNVKLMQKLEGIGDRKARYFCALSYQTVTKNEQGEFVISKPIIFEGECRGEINHAPVGDMGFGYDPLFVPDGETRTFAQMELEEKKVISHRGNAIRALKKALGK; this comes from the coding sequence ATGAAACACCTTTTTGTTATTGCAACCGGTAGTGCCGGAAAAATTAGAGACTTCGCCCATATTTTGGGCACAGACCATTACGAATTCAAGACTTTGAAAGACATCGGTTTTGACGAAGACATCGTTGAAGACGGAAATTCCTTTGCCGAAAACGCCATCATCAAGTCGAATACAACGGCTCAATGGCTCGCCAAGCGCAACATCGAAGCAACAGTTCTCGCCGATGACTCCGGCCTTGAAGTTTTCGCTTTGAACGGCGAACCGGGCATTTACAGCGCCCGCTATTGCGGCAAGCACGGCGATGACGAAGCCAACAACGTCAAGTTGATGCAAAAGCTCGAAGGCATCGGAGACCGCAAGGCTCGTTACTTCTGCGCTCTTTCGTACCAGACCGTGACCAAGAACGAACAAGGTGAATTTGTCATCAGCAAGCCGATTATTTTCGAAGGCGAATGCCGCGGCGAAATCAACCACGCTCCTGTTGGCGACATGGGCTTTGGCTACGATCCGCTTTTTGTTCCGGATGGTGAAACGAGAACGTTCGCGCAAATGGAACTTGAAGAAAAGAAGGTCATCAGCCATCGCGGAAACGCCATTAGGGCTTTGAAGAAAGCGCTCGGGAAATAA